The following coding sequences lie in one Thalassoglobus polymorphus genomic window:
- a CDS encoding acyl-CoA dehydrogenase family protein: MTFDTATFDELLKKLSDNALDIDAQQAWPKEQFQWMAEAGVLNWFIPEEFGGKELTQAELAEGYEKLAAACLSTCFAFTQRNGACQRIAGSENEELKADLLPRLATGELFATVGISHLTTSRQHIAKPAVEAEEQSDSFVLNGMIPWVTGATAADIVVTGGTCNDGKQVLLAMSTASAGVSVQPKAELMALTASETTSIRLENVSVPKRSLLAGPIEKVMSQGKGGGAGSLTTSILALGLSARSLRLLQDEASRRDDLIGKADSFKHEVDVLRSEIHRASLGKTFGDEGLSPTAIRQQANSLALRITQAVLAVTKGAGFMVGHPAELAVREAMFFLVWSCPQPVVEGVLNELSCRDTF; encoded by the coding sequence GTGACCTTCGACACTGCGACCTTCGACGAACTTCTAAAAAAACTTTCTGACAATGCTCTCGATATTGATGCCCAACAGGCATGGCCGAAGGAGCAATTTCAATGGATGGCTGAAGCTGGAGTTCTGAATTGGTTCATCCCGGAAGAGTTTGGTGGAAAAGAACTCACACAAGCAGAACTGGCTGAAGGATACGAAAAGCTGGCCGCTGCCTGTTTGAGTACGTGTTTTGCCTTCACACAAAGAAACGGAGCATGTCAAAGAATTGCCGGATCAGAGAATGAAGAGCTCAAAGCAGATTTGCTGCCTCGTCTGGCAACCGGCGAACTCTTCGCGACCGTCGGAATTTCGCATTTGACGACTTCTCGCCAGCACATCGCAAAGCCAGCAGTTGAAGCTGAGGAGCAGAGTGATTCCTTCGTCCTCAATGGCATGATCCCCTGGGTGACTGGAGCCACAGCAGCAGACATCGTCGTAACCGGAGGAACTTGCAACGACGGCAAACAGGTTTTACTTGCCATGTCCACAGCCTCTGCAGGTGTTTCAGTTCAACCCAAAGCTGAACTCATGGCACTCACTGCCAGCGAGACAACTTCCATTCGGCTGGAAAATGTTTCTGTGCCGAAGCGATCTCTGCTCGCCGGACCGATTGAAAAAGTGATGAGCCAAGGCAAAGGAGGAGGAGCCGGTTCGCTGACAACGTCAATACTCGCTTTGGGGCTGTCCGCCCGATCGCTGAGACTCCTCCAGGATGAAGCAAGTCGCCGAGACGATCTCATTGGAAAGGCAGACTCCTTCAAACACGAAGTCGACGTGCTCCGTTCCGAGATTCACCGAGCCAGCCTCGGCAAGACGTTCGGCGATGAAGGTTTGTCACCGACAGCGATTCGTCAACAGGCGAACTCTCTTGCGTTGCGAATTACACAAGCTGTGCTGGCTGTGACCAAAGGGGCCGGATTCATGGTGGGGCATCCAGCAGAACTGGCTGTTCGTGAAGCGATGTTCTTCCTCGTCTGGTCCTGTCCGCAACCAGTCGTTGAAGGCGTACTGAACGAACTCTCCTGCCGAGACACCTTTTAA
- a CDS encoding DUF1553 domain-containing protein gives MSSRIYYLLALFLFGVLQTSARGDDAKLTPEQVKFFETKIRPVLVEHCYECHSVESDEPGGNLLLDTKAGMFKGGLTGPVHIAGDPEKSLLIKALRYDEIEMPPDKPLSEAVVNDFITWVKQGAFDPRSAKADSASAPMKEYGRESLWSFLPRTTPELPSVENETWGRDPVDRFVLQKIERNNLIPTNDADPRTLIRRLYSDLIGLAPTFDEIEEFAALHEKNKNEATEQLVDRLLESPQFGVRWGRHWLDVARYGESNGDDGLGRNATFPHAWRYRDYVVDAFNQDVPFDRFVTEQIAGDLLPARTAEQRNRQLIATGFLAIGSKPAVAMNKNFAMDVVDDQINVVSTAIMGLSVACARCHDHKHDPIPTRDYYSMAGIFKSSQTLYGAAGNQGLTAPPTPLHELVSVWDPKSKSDFKTAPQFPKTYSAKIDELQPELHLSFQQKPEALNIEGKTAEFSKKNFAKLKEAAIRGELPEPEPAKEDAEDAEADGSKTDYTVSFWFKNNIKNTERPITAYLFSRGKWKESNLAGDHLGIGGKHDSKRTGKLFVFNGKQNKVSIAGSTVISPGTWNHVVLIRKQNQVQLFLNGAVKPEIDAKIPSNIGESREFALATRTDNMFPLDGNLAEFSIYSKALDAGAAHSLFTASGQPQRPSILGFAMGVREKEKPQDSKIHIGGQTSKLGEVVPRGFLTAYQQDFVDANRSDFSAASNIPAEASGRLELANWLTSPDHPQTARVFVNRVWSYLFGHGLVATVDDFGVYGARPSHPELLDYLANRFVEEGWSVKKLIRQLVLSRTYQQDSQCVELLAKIDPGNTFFARYSRRRLDAESIRDRMLQASGKLDLTPQAGSAIDEIDTLINWPPGAATNLHKKTNHRSIYLCMLRHSPPPELAAFDLPDGIKVTGRRDETVLPTQTLYLLNNPFVIEQSYALAEYSLNDKTLQEADRVAFLFRRILQRNPTDYEIEQALRLIRSIKKESDPQQKQLTEVWATLCQGLFATNEFRYVD, from the coding sequence ATGTCTTCAAGAATCTATTATCTGTTGGCCCTGTTCCTGTTCGGAGTGCTCCAGACTTCTGCCCGTGGAGACGATGCCAAGCTGACACCGGAACAGGTGAAATTCTTTGAAACCAAAATCCGCCCTGTTCTTGTCGAACATTGCTACGAATGCCATTCGGTGGAAAGTGATGAACCGGGAGGGAATTTACTGCTTGATACAAAAGCGGGCATGTTCAAAGGGGGCTTAACCGGTCCCGTTCACATCGCGGGTGACCCGGAAAAGAGCTTGCTAATTAAAGCTCTGCGGTACGATGAAATCGAAATGCCGCCTGACAAGCCACTTTCTGAAGCCGTCGTGAATGATTTCATCACCTGGGTGAAGCAAGGGGCGTTCGATCCACGTTCCGCAAAAGCAGATTCAGCTTCAGCACCGATGAAAGAATATGGTCGAGAGTCACTCTGGTCATTTCTTCCACGCACAACGCCTGAACTGCCATCTGTGGAAAATGAAACATGGGGACGGGATCCGGTTGATCGGTTCGTGCTTCAGAAAATTGAGCGAAACAATCTCATCCCGACAAACGACGCCGATCCACGCACATTGATTCGGCGGTTGTACAGCGACCTGATTGGACTTGCTCCAACCTTTGATGAGATCGAAGAGTTCGCGGCATTGCACGAGAAAAATAAAAACGAAGCGACCGAGCAACTCGTTGACCGCTTACTGGAGAGCCCGCAATTCGGGGTCCGTTGGGGACGGCATTGGTTAGACGTCGCTCGCTATGGAGAGTCCAATGGCGATGACGGACTCGGACGCAATGCAACATTTCCACATGCCTGGAGATACCGCGACTACGTCGTCGATGCTTTTAATCAGGATGTCCCGTTCGATCGTTTTGTGACCGAGCAAATCGCAGGTGACCTGCTTCCTGCTCGGACCGCAGAACAGCGAAACCGACAACTCATCGCTACCGGTTTTCTGGCAATCGGTTCCAAACCTGCAGTCGCGATGAACAAAAATTTTGCCATGGACGTCGTTGACGATCAGATCAATGTCGTCAGCACTGCGATTATGGGACTGAGCGTTGCCTGCGCACGCTGTCACGATCATAAACATGATCCGATTCCGACACGCGATTACTATTCGATGGCTGGCATCTTTAAGAGTTCACAAACTTTGTACGGGGCTGCTGGAAATCAGGGTCTGACAGCTCCCCCCACACCACTGCATGAACTGGTCTCAGTTTGGGATCCAAAAAGCAAGTCCGATTTTAAGACGGCGCCCCAGTTCCCCAAAACATACTCTGCGAAAATTGATGAACTCCAACCAGAGCTTCATCTCTCCTTCCAGCAGAAACCGGAAGCTCTCAACATTGAGGGAAAAACAGCAGAGTTTAGTAAGAAAAATTTCGCAAAACTCAAAGAGGCTGCAATTCGAGGGGAGTTGCCAGAACCAGAACCAGCGAAGGAAGACGCAGAAGACGCAGAAGCGGACGGCTCAAAGACGGATTACACGGTCTCCTTTTGGTTCAAAAACAATATCAAGAATACCGAACGTCCAATCACCGCATATCTGTTTTCGCGAGGCAAATGGAAAGAGAGCAATCTCGCTGGGGATCATTTGGGGATTGGTGGGAAGCACGATTCCAAGCGAACAGGAAAACTTTTCGTCTTCAATGGCAAACAGAATAAAGTCTCTATCGCGGGCTCAACTGTCATCTCGCCCGGAACCTGGAATCATGTGGTTCTCATTCGCAAACAAAATCAGGTGCAACTCTTTCTAAACGGGGCTGTAAAACCTGAAATTGACGCGAAAATTCCTTCGAACATTGGAGAGTCCCGCGAGTTTGCGCTGGCGACCCGCACCGACAATATGTTTCCGTTAGATGGAAATCTGGCCGAGTTCTCAATCTATTCCAAAGCACTCGACGCTGGAGCGGCGCACTCTTTATTTACCGCCTCCGGACAACCTCAGCGCCCCTCCATATTGGGCTTTGCGATGGGAGTTCGTGAAAAGGAAAAACCGCAAGACTCCAAAATTCATATCGGTGGCCAAACCTCCAAACTTGGTGAGGTCGTGCCACGAGGATTTCTAACGGCGTATCAACAGGATTTCGTCGACGCAAATCGTAGCGACTTCTCGGCGGCGAGTAACATCCCAGCGGAAGCAAGTGGACGACTGGAATTAGCGAACTGGCTGACAAGTCCAGACCATCCACAAACTGCCCGAGTTTTTGTGAATCGCGTTTGGAGCTACCTTTTCGGGCACGGCTTGGTGGCGACGGTTGACGACTTCGGAGTTTACGGAGCACGCCCATCTCACCCGGAATTGTTGGACTACCTCGCCAACCGTTTTGTCGAAGAAGGATGGTCAGTCAAGAAATTAATCAGACAGCTCGTACTCAGCCGCACCTATCAGCAGGATAGTCAGTGCGTCGAATTGCTCGCAAAGATTGATCCAGGAAATACATTTTTTGCACGCTACTCGCGGCGGCGACTTGATGCAGAGTCAATCCGTGATCGGATGCTTCAAGCCAGTGGGAAACTCGATCTCACACCACAGGCCGGATCCGCCATTGATGAGATCGACACACTCATCAACTGGCCTCCCGGAGCAGCAACAAATCTGCATAAAAAGACCAACCACCGCAGCATCTATTTGTGCATGCTCCGGCATTCTCCACCTCCTGAACTGGCAGCCTTCGATCTTCCAGATGGAATCAAAGTGACCGGTCGCCGAGATGAAACGGTTTTACCAACCCAAACCCTGTACTTGCTGAATAATCCGTTTGTGATCGAACAATCGTACGCACTAGCGGAGTATTCTTTGAATGATAAAACCCTGCAAGAGGCTGATCGGGTGGCGTTTCTGTTTCGCCGGATTCTTCAGCGGAATCCGACCGATTACGAAATCGAGCAAGCATTGCGTTTGATCAGGTCGATAAAGAAAGAATCGGACCCACAGCAGAAACAACTCACCGAGGTGTGGGCGACCTTATGCCAGGGGTTATTCGCCACGAATGAATTTCGGTATGTCGACTGA
- a CDS encoding DUF1501 domain-containing protein, which produces MLKSASCGFGYLAFQSLFQQQLLAESSSLVAKAPALPARAKRVIFLCMSGGPAQLDMFDYKPQVGKKKHPGSVYKFQQHGESGLWASELVPEMARHADKLCMINGMYADTGNHAQSFLQLHTGEKLRKRPSMGSWINYGLGTENQNLPGFISLNAAKPSVYSSVFLPPIFEGTPIGVNGEDMSQAMINDISSDHLSPTKKRKQLDFVQAMNRQHLAQRPDDTQLDGVIESMELAFRMQMTAPEILDLSSETQETIQRYRVGEKLSVGTCRPTDFGRQCLLARRFAEAGVRFIEVNHGSWDQHKNHRRDLEANCKTTDAPIAALLDDLEMRGMLDDTLVVWGGEFGRPGLTPENGKDETGHNYRGFTFWMAGGGTKGGYVHGKTNETGARSVEGKVHFRDLHATILHLLGLPHEQLAYFHEGRNHRLTGPEEAKVVQELFA; this is translated from the coding sequence ATGCTGAAGTCCGCCTCATGCGGGTTTGGATACTTGGCTTTCCAATCGCTGTTTCAACAGCAACTTCTCGCGGAGAGTAGTTCACTGGTCGCTAAGGCTCCCGCGCTCCCCGCACGAGCGAAACGAGTGATCTTTCTTTGCATGAGCGGAGGCCCTGCTCAGCTGGATATGTTTGATTACAAACCACAAGTTGGAAAGAAAAAGCATCCCGGATCGGTCTACAAATTTCAACAACATGGCGAGTCGGGGCTCTGGGCTTCGGAGCTCGTTCCTGAGATGGCAAGACATGCGGATAAACTTTGCATGATCAACGGAATGTACGCCGACACTGGAAATCATGCGCAGTCGTTCTTACAGCTTCACACAGGCGAAAAGTTGCGCAAGCGACCCAGCATGGGGTCTTGGATCAACTACGGCCTCGGGACGGAGAATCAGAACCTGCCCGGATTCATCAGTCTCAATGCAGCGAAACCCTCTGTCTATTCGAGCGTGTTTCTCCCGCCGATTTTTGAAGGAACACCGATTGGCGTGAACGGTGAAGATATGTCGCAGGCGATGATCAATGATATTTCCAGCGATCATCTCTCCCCGACAAAGAAGCGAAAGCAACTCGATTTCGTACAAGCGATGAATCGTCAACATCTGGCGCAACGACCGGATGATACACAGCTGGATGGTGTGATTGAGTCGATGGAACTCGCATTTCGGATGCAAATGACCGCTCCTGAAATTCTTGATCTCAGTTCAGAAACTCAGGAAACGATTCAGCGTTATCGCGTCGGAGAAAAGCTCTCCGTTGGAACCTGCCGACCAACAGATTTTGGGCGGCAATGCCTGCTTGCCAGAAGATTCGCGGAAGCCGGGGTCCGGTTCATCGAAGTCAATCACGGAAGTTGGGATCAGCATAAAAATCACCGCCGAGATCTAGAAGCGAATTGCAAAACAACTGATGCTCCGATTGCTGCCCTGCTGGATGATTTAGAAATGCGTGGAATGCTCGACGACACGCTTGTCGTCTGGGGTGGGGAATTTGGTCGTCCTGGACTGACACCGGAAAACGGAAAAGACGAGACCGGCCACAACTACAGAGGGTTTACATTCTGGATGGCTGGCGGGGGGACCAAAGGAGGCTATGTCCACGGGAAGACGAATGAGACCGGGGCTCGATCCGTTGAAGGAAAAGTTCATTTCCGAGATTTGCACGCCACGATTCTACATCTCCTCGGGCTTCCACATGAGCAACTTGCATACTTCCACGAAGGAAGAAACCATCGCTTGACCGGTCCTGAAGAAGCGAAGGTTGTTCAAGAATTATTCGCGTGA
- a CDS encoding DUF1501 domain-containing protein — protein MRPSEVANLQQQIVSRTRRDFLLSSASGIGAIGLGSMLAQDGLLEPAALAAAEPEFSSPLAAKKPHFEGPAKACIFIFMAGGPSQLDLFDRKPELVKQNGQPLPKSIYEGVRFAFLKPETARLMGPMNRTWKKHGECGMELSDLLPHIGGVADDICLIRSMYSEQFNHHPGQLLMQCGRAEFGLPVMGSWLTYGLGSESENLPGYVVLTAGRGSSGGATLWQSGFLPSVYEGVLFRPQGEPVLNLENPKGISMELQRRGLDALNDLNQKRYQTIHDPEIASRISSYELAFRMQTAAPELIDLSTETEQTLDEYGVNRKTPGKGGRGSYGSDTFGTFARNCLLARRMVERGVRCINIVHASWDHHSNLDPELDFNATMADQPIAALIKDLKQRGLLDSTMVVWGSEFGRTPLGENRGGNTNNVSGRDHHPFSYSMFLAGGGFRGGQVYGKSDELGWGVAENPVHANDLHATMLNRFGLDHLRLTHRFQGRDYRLTDVAGEVIEPLIT, from the coding sequence ATGAGACCTTCAGAAGTTGCCAATCTTCAACAGCAAATCGTCTCCCGAACCCGTAGGGATTTCCTGCTCTCGTCAGCATCTGGTATCGGTGCAATCGGCCTGGGGTCGATGTTGGCTCAAGACGGACTGTTAGAGCCTGCGGCACTCGCTGCTGCTGAACCCGAGTTCTCCTCTCCACTGGCAGCGAAGAAACCACACTTCGAAGGGCCAGCTAAAGCGTGCATCTTCATCTTTATGGCGGGTGGTCCTTCGCAACTCGATTTATTTGATCGGAAGCCGGAACTCGTCAAACAGAACGGTCAGCCGTTACCCAAATCGATCTACGAGGGCGTTCGCTTCGCATTCCTCAAGCCCGAAACCGCTCGTTTGATGGGACCGATGAATCGAACGTGGAAAAAGCATGGCGAATGCGGGATGGAACTCTCCGACCTGCTCCCGCACATCGGAGGAGTCGCCGACGACATTTGCTTGATTCGTTCGATGTACTCAGAACAGTTCAATCATCATCCCGGGCAATTGCTGATGCAATGCGGTCGGGCTGAGTTCGGCTTACCAGTCATGGGATCCTGGCTGACATATGGACTTGGAAGCGAATCGGAAAATTTACCCGGTTATGTTGTTCTGACAGCTGGGAGAGGTTCATCAGGGGGAGCAACTCTCTGGCAAAGTGGCTTTCTCCCGAGTGTTTACGAAGGAGTCCTGTTTCGACCACAGGGAGAACCTGTCCTTAATCTGGAGAACCCGAAAGGGATTTCTATGGAGCTGCAACGCCGAGGGCTTGATGCGCTCAATGACCTGAACCAGAAACGTTACCAAACCATTCACGATCCAGAAATTGCCAGTCGAATTTCGAGTTACGAACTTGCCTTTCGGATGCAAACAGCTGCTCCGGAGTTGATCGATCTTTCCACCGAAACAGAGCAAACACTCGATGAATACGGAGTCAACCGGAAAACTCCAGGCAAGGGTGGGCGAGGTTCCTATGGTAGCGACACGTTCGGGACTTTCGCCCGAAACTGCCTGCTCGCCCGCAGGATGGTAGAACGGGGTGTTCGCTGTATTAACATTGTGCATGCTTCCTGGGATCATCACTCAAATCTTGATCCAGAACTGGACTTCAATGCCACCATGGCCGATCAGCCGATCGCTGCATTGATCAAAGACCTCAAACAGCGTGGACTCCTCGACTCAACAATGGTCGTCTGGGGGAGCGAATTCGGGCGGACACCGCTGGGAGAGAACCGAGGGGGGAATACAAACAATGTGAGCGGACGCGATCACCATCCGTTTTCATACAGCATGTTTTTAGCAGGGGGTGGCTTCCGAGGAGGACAGGTTTACGGAAAGTCCGATGAACTCGGCTGGGGTGTCGCAGAGAATCCGGTACATGCGAATGACCTGCACGCGACAATGCTTAACCGGTTCGGCTTGGACCACCTGCGATTAACTCACCGCTTCCAAGGCCGCGATTATCGTTTGACTGATGTGGCAGGCGAAGTCATCGAACCACTCATCACTTAA
- a CDS encoding DUF1501 domain-containing protein, translating to MINQHLVSQTRRQFFSDCGVGLGKIALSSLLAQQALGQGTAAANTLNAANAERYRYPAKAKRVIYLFMAGAPSQLELFDYKPKLVELEGKPIPPEVIKGQRYAFIQSDAAILAPRFKFQKHGSSGVELSEVLPHLSKVADEIAMVRSVHTEQFNHSPAQLFLNTGSPIPGRPAIGAWLSYGIGNESKDLPAFVVLKSGGNLSGGASMWSPGFLPSSHQGVPFRSQGDPILHVSNPVGIENQAQRASLDLIEQLNQKQFQKVGDPEIQTRISAYEMAWRMQSAAPELMDFSKETKETLNLYGIDEKKPNEFARNCLLARRLAERGVRFIQVYQSGWDHHSNVEGGVKRLAGMTDQPAAALIQDLKQRGLLEDTLVVWGGEFGRTPMVEASAALGRTNGRDHHPQAFTMWFAGGGIKQGAIVGKTDELGFSVVEDPVHVHDVQATILHLLGIDHERLTFTYQGRPFRLTDVHGHRIDKILG from the coding sequence ATGATCAATCAACACCTCGTCTCGCAAACACGCCGACAATTCTTCTCCGATTGCGGAGTCGGGTTGGGAAAAATTGCCCTCAGTTCATTGCTCGCACAGCAGGCATTAGGGCAGGGGACTGCCGCAGCGAACACCTTGAACGCTGCGAATGCTGAAAGATACCGGTATCCCGCGAAAGCGAAACGTGTGATTTACCTGTTCATGGCGGGAGCTCCCAGCCAACTGGAACTGTTTGATTACAAACCCAAACTGGTCGAACTGGAAGGCAAACCGATCCCTCCAGAGGTCATCAAAGGACAGCGATACGCATTCATTCAGTCAGACGCAGCCATCTTAGCTCCACGGTTCAAGTTTCAAAAACATGGAAGCAGCGGCGTTGAACTTTCCGAGGTCCTGCCGCATCTCTCGAAAGTAGCCGATGAGATTGCGATGGTTCGCTCAGTACATACCGAGCAGTTTAACCATTCCCCCGCTCAACTCTTTTTGAACACCGGCAGCCCGATTCCAGGACGTCCTGCCATTGGAGCATGGCTGAGCTACGGAATTGGGAACGAATCAAAAGACTTGCCAGCTTTTGTCGTTCTCAAAAGTGGCGGAAACCTCAGCGGGGGAGCCTCAATGTGGTCTCCCGGATTCTTGCCCTCTTCTCATCAGGGCGTTCCATTTCGGAGTCAGGGAGATCCTATTTTACACGTTTCGAACCCTGTCGGAATCGAAAACCAAGCACAACGAGCCTCTCTGGATTTAATCGAACAACTGAACCAGAAACAGTTTCAAAAAGTCGGCGACCCCGAAATCCAGACGCGCATCAGCGCCTATGAAATGGCATGGAGAATGCAGTCCGCTGCCCCCGAGTTAATGGACTTTTCAAAAGAAACAAAAGAGACGCTGAACCTGTATGGAATTGACGAAAAGAAACCGAACGAATTCGCCCGCAACTGCTTACTTGCTCGTCGACTCGCTGAGCGCGGGGTTCGCTTCATTCAGGTTTATCAATCAGGGTGGGATCACCATTCGAATGTGGAAGGGGGAGTCAAACGGCTCGCCGGGATGACGGACCAACCAGCAGCAGCACTCATCCAAGACCTGAAGCAACGAGGGCTGTTAGAAGACACACTCGTCGTCTGGGGTGGAGAATTCGGTCGAACGCCAATGGTCGAAGCGAGCGCCGCTCTGGGACGGACAAACGGACGTGACCACCACCCTCAAGCATTCACGATGTGGTTTGCGGGGGGAGGAATCAAACAGGGGGCCATTGTTGGAAAAACCGACGAGCTCGGTTTTTCAGTTGTAGAAGATCCCGTGCATGTTCACGATGTTCAAGCTACGATATTACACTTGCTCGGCATCGATCATGAACGACTGACTTTCACTTATCAGGGTCGCCCATTCCGGCTAACGGATGTGCATGGGCATCGAATTGATAAGATACTGGGTTGA